In Chitinophaga sp. HK235, a single window of DNA contains:
- a CDS encoding DUF6660 family protein, whose translation MKWLLFIFSIYVLTLSAVPCCGNDYCCEEETALTKDSQQHNEHENHNKPELPCSPFFSCNTCHGVVIPEITKSEPETIPLPGNIYYDHTKQSLPEFPTSIWQPPQLS comes from the coding sequence ATGAAGTGGCTCCTGTTCATATTCTCCATATACGTACTTACACTCTCCGCTGTTCCCTGCTGCGGAAATGATTACTGTTGTGAGGAGGAAACAGCGCTGACAAAGGACAGTCAGCAGCACAATGAACATGAAAACCATAACAAACCGGAGTTGCCTTGCAGTCCATTTTTTTCCTGTAATACCTGCCATGGGGTGGTGATCCCGGAAATTACAAAGTCGGAGCCTGAAACAATACCGCTGCCTGGGAATATCTACTACGACCATACGAAACAATCTCTCCCTGAATTTCCCACATCTATCTGGCAGCCACCCCAGCTATCGTGA
- a CDS encoding DUF4838 domain-containing protein: protein MKRWLYFLCLMLAITLPARSSDLVLVSDGHSAYHISLPAQATTTEQKAAGILQHYILEATGVKLPVQQEPGKGGSAIRIAYTKNIAAEGYSIEVKDNDLLIAGGAGKGVVYGVYTFLERLLNCRKWDAGPAEVPHTDKVIIPGSTHISEVPAFRYREVYLPAAVQDAEYLDWHKLHRFEDLWGMWGHTFDKLVPASQYFKPHPEYYAQVQGHRQPSQLCLSNEAVFNITIAALQAQMAQHPDAVYWSISPNDDNGYCECDLCRKTDQAEGGPQGSLLRFVNKVATRFPDKIFTTLAYGYTTRPPQYLKPADNVYIMLSSIDAYRSKPLDKEASAAAFRNYLKGWREKTSHLFVWDYVTQFTNYLAPFPVLGTLQPNLQYLRQQQVSGVFEQGSGDTYSDLAELKGYLLAKLLWEPDTDIQRITDDFLQGYYGKAAPHVKSYLQQLQQHAAAQSALDIYGNPVNEHHTFLTPANIDQYSTALDKAEAAVENDSRRAPRVRRLRLAQDYTYLQQARFYGIEQHGIFEQSATGQWKVKDGFPQRVSRFVAACKQSGVKELSEGGLSPDAYGEEWKKILAAGVRPNKALHAQVQLQYPAAPEFPAKGPATLTDGNPGYNDFSYNWLCFYGKPMNATLDLGKAVVVKKVSMSFLEDPRHWIFRPAGVTVEVSADGQHFTAIGNISNQIPEEHYDIEKPAFDFENKGADIPVRFIRIKAANWPALPSWRYRERRLPMIACDEIWVE from the coding sequence ATGAAAAGGTGGCTTTATTTTCTTTGTCTTATGCTTGCTATTACGTTGCCGGCCCGCTCCAGTGACCTGGTGCTGGTGTCCGATGGTCATTCCGCCTATCATATCAGTCTGCCGGCACAGGCGACCACAACGGAACAAAAGGCGGCAGGTATCCTGCAGCATTACATACTGGAAGCCACCGGCGTGAAGCTGCCGGTACAACAGGAACCCGGTAAAGGAGGCAGCGCTATACGTATTGCCTATACGAAAAATATAGCTGCCGAAGGATACTCAATTGAAGTGAAGGATAACGATCTGCTGATTGCCGGCGGTGCCGGCAAGGGCGTGGTATATGGCGTATACACTTTCCTGGAGAGGCTGCTCAACTGCCGCAAATGGGACGCCGGGCCGGCAGAGGTGCCGCATACAGACAAAGTAATCATTCCGGGGAGTACGCATATCAGTGAAGTGCCAGCCTTCCGGTACCGGGAAGTATACCTTCCAGCGGCCGTCCAGGACGCTGAATACCTCGACTGGCACAAGCTCCATCGCTTTGAAGACCTGTGGGGCATGTGGGGACATACTTTCGACAAACTCGTGCCGGCATCACAATATTTCAAACCACATCCTGAATATTATGCGCAGGTACAGGGCCACCGTCAACCATCGCAGCTATGCCTGAGCAATGAAGCTGTTTTTAATATCACGATAGCTGCTTTACAGGCGCAGATGGCACAGCATCCTGATGCGGTATATTGGTCTATCAGCCCCAATGATGATAATGGTTATTGTGAATGTGACCTGTGCAGGAAGACAGATCAGGCTGAAGGCGGCCCCCAGGGCTCCCTGCTGCGTTTTGTAAACAAGGTGGCGACCCGCTTCCCGGACAAAATATTCACGACACTCGCTTATGGCTATACGACGCGCCCTCCACAGTATCTGAAGCCCGCTGATAATGTGTACATCATGCTGAGCAGCATAGATGCATACAGGAGCAAACCGCTTGACAAAGAAGCCTCTGCGGCGGCTTTCAGGAATTACCTGAAAGGATGGCGTGAAAAAACATCACACCTGTTTGTATGGGATTATGTTACGCAGTTTACCAATTACCTCGCGCCGTTCCCGGTGTTGGGCACTTTACAGCCCAATCTGCAGTATCTGCGGCAGCAGCAGGTATCCGGTGTTTTTGAACAAGGCAGCGGAGATACCTACAGTGACCTGGCCGAGCTGAAAGGTTACCTGCTCGCAAAACTATTGTGGGAGCCGGATACAGACATACAACGTATTACGGATGATTTCCTGCAGGGGTATTACGGCAAGGCGGCTCCGCATGTAAAATCCTACCTGCAACAGTTACAGCAGCATGCTGCTGCTCAGTCTGCATTAGATATTTACGGCAACCCGGTGAATGAGCATCATACCTTTCTCACACCTGCAAATATAGATCAGTACAGTACGGCATTGGATAAGGCGGAAGCCGCAGTGGAAAACGATTCCAGGCGTGCGCCGCGTGTACGTCGCCTCCGTCTTGCACAGGATTACACTTACCTGCAACAGGCCCGTTTCTATGGAATTGAGCAGCATGGCATATTTGAGCAGTCTGCCACCGGACAGTGGAAAGTGAAGGATGGATTCCCGCAGCGTGTCAGCCGCTTTGTGGCTGCCTGTAAGCAGTCAGGTGTGAAAGAGTTGTCAGAAGGTGGTCTCTCACCGGATGCATACGGAGAAGAATGGAAGAAGATACTGGCAGCAGGCGTACGCCCCAATAAGGCGCTGCATGCACAGGTACAGCTGCAATATCCCGCCGCACCTGAGTTTCCGGCCAAAGGGCCGGCCACCCTGACAGACGGCAATCCCGGTTATAATGATTTCAGTTACAACTGGCTTTGTTTTTATGGCAAACCGATGAACGCCACGCTCGACCTGGGAAAGGCTGTTGTGGTGAAAAAAGTATCCATGAGTTTTCTGGAAGATCCGCGCCACTGGATATTCCGGCCTGCCGGCGTCACTGTTGAAGTATCTGCCGACGGACAGCATTTTACAGCCATCGGTAATATCAGCAACCAAATACCGGAAGAACATTATGATATAGAAAAGCCTGCCTTTGATTTTGAAAACAAAGGCGCTGATATACCGGTAAGGTTTATTCGTATAAAGGCTGCAAACTGGCCAGCACTGCCGTCATGGCGTTATCGTGAGCGCCGGCTGCCGATGATTGCCTGCGATGAGATCTGGGTGGAATAA
- a CDS encoding tetratricopeptide repeat protein: protein MFNWRNTKKILFLIAWLSATLSTTAQRKGLVSSDILLKRALEETNQHHNYEKAKALCLKALSQSPDYTDVMLLLGRLYVLTGEPQAGRIQWQLVLRKDPKNTDALQYLINLEYSQHHSSEAICYIDEALSADPGNKDLLMKKYGILQENNQKSEQEKVLAQLGSLFPNDAKVKGLKEEYLAQQRKAEIRNAPQQEERPAPKPDPKIVEKERLTNAWLTARKRGDKEQQLSLSRRILELEPGNRDALNAIINTYYSMKRYEDALQWCNTALLRYPTDVDFLLKKTGILQDLHRYDAAAATAQHAWQLKPDQRNRQIYEDIQHQRINVFSQAGQQDSAIAIINILLQQVPEDTTLLFRKSALLEATGHYTEAATLSRRLMTQYPAVTRYQQAFTDQLMASAREELKGASPAKAQPLLEEVVHTDPRHLDAWVSLINLQHRNGATQEAIRYCDRALSALGNNIIILQKKSALLQETGNYPAAYAISGQLLQQQPVDTTLRRIYTDQLMSHGKILRASSAWDSAVVVYRKALQYNPSDTLVLQNLANAHLALKQYDSSLIYTNKGLQLYPQDKSLLMKKAATLETLKRYREAATTAASLQQLEPSNKEVRNYHDWLQSKTYHNQLGIIHLQSIFDNGSRPGSITSLQYLRFHNRGSIGGRINYADRAAGNGIQLEAETYYTHNKSNYSYGLVSWSNADVFPRFRAGYSLFHNFGKEWEGELGARYLRDDSVNTWSGVWSIAKYWNNYWVNLRGYVINEQDKWFQAYTLTNRYYLNRQKDFVALILSTGTAPDDRSRNYQFSRSVNFFSGGIGAGYQKTIHYRTTLGLFGNWTNQHIGNGKSYNQYDIYLTLLHNF, encoded by the coding sequence ATGTTTAACTGGAGAAATACAAAAAAGATCCTGTTTCTGATAGCATGGCTGTCGGCTACACTGAGCACGACTGCACAGCGAAAGGGACTGGTGTCTTCTGATATATTGCTGAAAAGAGCGCTGGAGGAAACCAATCAGCATCATAATTATGAAAAGGCTAAAGCACTTTGCCTGAAAGCGCTTTCCCAAAGCCCTGACTATACGGATGTGATGCTCTTACTGGGACGGTTATACGTTCTTACAGGTGAGCCGCAGGCCGGCAGGATACAATGGCAGCTGGTACTACGCAAAGACCCGAAAAATACGGATGCACTACAATACCTGATCAACCTGGAATATAGCCAGCATCACAGCAGTGAAGCAATCTGCTATATTGATGAGGCATTGTCGGCAGATCCCGGAAACAAAGATCTGTTGATGAAGAAGTACGGTATTTTGCAGGAGAATAACCAGAAGTCCGAACAGGAGAAAGTACTGGCGCAATTAGGCAGCTTATTCCCCAATGATGCAAAGGTGAAAGGATTGAAGGAAGAGTATCTTGCACAACAGCGAAAGGCAGAAATACGCAACGCTCCGCAGCAGGAAGAAAGGCCCGCGCCTAAACCTGATCCGAAGATCGTTGAAAAAGAGCGGCTGACCAATGCCTGGCTGACAGCCAGGAAACGCGGGGATAAAGAGCAACAGCTCTCTCTGAGCCGCCGTATCCTGGAACTGGAACCTGGCAACAGGGATGCGCTGAATGCCATCATCAACACCTATTACAGCATGAAACGTTATGAAGATGCATTGCAATGGTGTAATACCGCTCTGCTGCGATACCCAACGGACGTTGATTTTCTGTTGAAGAAGACCGGCATCCTGCAGGACCTGCATCGTTATGATGCAGCGGCTGCTACTGCGCAACATGCCTGGCAGCTGAAGCCGGATCAACGCAATCGTCAGATTTACGAGGACATACAACATCAACGGATAAACGTCTTTTCACAGGCCGGTCAGCAAGACAGCGCCATCGCCATCATCAACATATTACTGCAACAGGTCCCGGAAGATACAACACTGCTTTTCCGTAAGTCTGCATTACTGGAGGCTACCGGGCATTACACCGAAGCGGCCACACTGAGTCGCCGGCTGATGACGCAATACCCTGCTGTTACCAGGTACCAGCAGGCCTTCACAGATCAGCTGATGGCATCAGCCCGCGAAGAACTGAAAGGTGCCTCGCCGGCAAAGGCGCAGCCTTTATTGGAAGAAGTGGTGCATACTGATCCCCGCCACCTGGACGCCTGGGTCAGCCTTATTAACCTGCAACACCGTAACGGTGCCACACAGGAAGCCATCCGGTATTGCGACCGCGCATTGTCCGCTCTCGGTAATAACATCATCATCCTCCAAAAAAAATCCGCGTTGCTACAGGAAACCGGTAATTACCCGGCAGCTTATGCTATCTCCGGCCAGCTGCTGCAACAGCAGCCGGTCGACACCACCCTGCGCCGGATATACACCGATCAGCTGATGAGCCACGGAAAAATACTGAGAGCCTCCAGTGCATGGGACAGCGCTGTAGTTGTATACAGGAAAGCATTACAGTATAATCCGTCTGATACGCTGGTGTTGCAAAACCTGGCCAATGCCCACCTGGCGCTGAAACAGTACGACAGCTCACTGATATACACCAATAAAGGTCTGCAACTTTATCCGCAGGATAAAAGCCTGCTGATGAAAAAAGCGGCAACACTGGAGACACTGAAACGTTACAGGGAAGCGGCAACGACAGCGGCTTCGCTGCAACAGCTGGAGCCCTCCAACAAAGAGGTGCGCAATTATCATGACTGGCTGCAAAGCAAAACCTACCACAATCAGCTGGGTATTATCCATCTGCAAAGCATCTTTGATAACGGCAGCCGCCCCGGCAGTATTACTTCGCTGCAATACCTGCGTTTTCACAACAGAGGCAGTATCGGGGGCCGCATCAATTATGCAGACCGTGCCGCCGGAAATGGTATACAGCTGGAAGCAGAAACATATTACACGCACAATAAAAGCAATTATTCCTATGGACTGGTCAGCTGGTCCAATGCGGATGTGTTTCCCCGCTTCAGGGCAGGGTACTCACTCTTTCATAACTTCGGCAAAGAATGGGAAGGAGAACTGGGTGCACGTTATCTCCGGGATGACAGCGTGAATACCTGGTCAGGTGTATGGTCGATAGCGAAATATTGGAACAACTATTGGGTGAACTTACGCGGCTACGTGATCAATGAGCAGGACAAATGGTTCCAGGCATATACGCTTACCAACCGTTATTACCTGAACAGACAGAAAGATTTTGTAGCGCTGATATTGTCGACAGGTACCGCACCGGATGACCGCAGCAGAAACTACCAGTTCAGCCGTTCAGTGAATTTCTTTTCGGGAGGCATTGGTGCAGGATATCAGAAAACAATCCATTACCGCACTACGCTCGGCCTGTTCGGTAACTGGACCAATCAGCATATTGGTAACGGAAAATCATACAACCAGTACGATATATACCTGACGTTGCTGCATAATTTTTAA
- a CDS encoding glycosyltransferase, producing MLLFAFYTFLAFLSYFAIRRYSWKNRIRETLTLVESPLTPGISVIAPAYNEAVTIIPNVRSLLTLNYPRFEVIIVNDGSTDDTLDKLIHEFELSEISFAYNPQLLCQPVKRFFKSNNPAYARLLVVDKVNGKSKADAVNAGINAASFSYFLNTDVDCILDRNTLLKLIRPFMDEEKRVIATGATLRMANSCEADAGMLTTISPPEEWLPRFQEMEYIRSFVLGKMGWNTINAVPNVSGGLGLFDKDIVIKAGGYDPRSLGEDMDMIVRMCKYMCEQKLDYAIRYIPETLCWTEGPSTLKIFGRQRTRWARGLLQIFSTHRQVLFNPKYKRLGLIVFPYNFFFELLAPVIEFVGLMYYIYIIVAHVINWDFAIILLLFIYTFSVFISSLAILWDQLTFRYYKSWKDVAKLCMMTFLEPFIYHPLVLFFAMKGYLYHLTGKKHGWGNMQRKGFKQQAAA from the coding sequence GTGCTGCTATTCGCTTTCTATACTTTCCTGGCATTCCTCTCCTATTTCGCCATCAGGCGTTATAGCTGGAAGAACAGGATCAGGGAAACACTTACGCTGGTGGAATCTCCGCTCACACCGGGCATTTCTGTTATCGCTCCGGCTTACAATGAAGCCGTGACCATCATACCAAACGTACGTTCCCTGCTTACACTGAACTATCCACGATTCGAAGTGATCATTGTGAACGATGGTAGTACTGATGATACGCTGGATAAACTGATCCATGAATTTGAACTGTCTGAGATCAGTTTTGCCTATAATCCGCAGTTGTTGTGTCAACCTGTAAAACGTTTCTTTAAATCAAACAACCCTGCTTATGCCAGGCTGCTGGTAGTGGACAAGGTAAACGGTAAAAGCAAGGCAGACGCTGTGAATGCGGGCATTAACGCAGCATCCTTCAGTTACTTCCTGAACACAGACGTAGACTGTATCCTGGACAGGAATACCCTGCTGAAACTGATCCGTCCTTTTATGGATGAAGAGAAGAGAGTGATTGCTACCGGCGCCACGCTGCGCATGGCCAATTCCTGCGAGGCGGATGCCGGTATGCTTACCACCATCAGCCCTCCGGAAGAATGGCTGCCACGCTTCCAGGAGATGGAATACATCCGCTCCTTTGTGCTGGGGAAAATGGGATGGAACACTATCAACGCCGTACCCAACGTATCCGGCGGCCTCGGCCTGTTCGACAAGGACATTGTTATCAAAGCAGGCGGCTATGATCCCAGGTCATTGGGCGAGGATATGGATATGATTGTCCGCATGTGTAAATACATGTGTGAACAGAAGCTGGATTACGCCATCCGTTATATACCTGAAACGCTTTGCTGGACAGAAGGCCCGTCGACGCTCAAAATTTTCGGCAGGCAGCGCACCCGCTGGGCCAGGGGATTGTTGCAGATATTCAGTACCCACAGACAGGTATTGTTTAATCCAAAATATAAACGCCTCGGACTGATCGTGTTCCCATACAATTTCTTTTTTGAACTGCTGGCACCTGTCATTGAGTTTGTAGGCCTGATGTATTACATCTATATCATCGTGGCGCATGTCATCAACTGGGATTTTGCGATCATCCTGTTATTGTTCATTTATACATTCTCTGTATTCATTTCGTCGCTGGCCATACTCTGGGACCAGCTTACATTCCGGTATTATAAGAGCTGGAAGGATGTAGCGAAGTTGTGTATGATGACATTCCTTGAACCATTCATCTATCATCCGCTGGTATTGTTTTTTGCCATGAAGGGTTACCTGTACCACCTTACCGGTAAAAAGCACGGCTGGGGAAATATGCAGCGAAAAGGTTTCAAACAACAGGCAGCTGCGTAA
- a CDS encoding HEAT repeat domain-containing protein, producing the protein MVSFFNGIESWLVEVKENFIYLPTFIQGAILVSLIAIAGIFIAYLNILLLLVVKYFQDRRNGPVIERIDTLLLEHIVQRDISEEKLPLALDEFQQLPLHHAWARQLLVQKILHYRRNFSGYVSDLARNLYIDLGLYQDARRKLSSSGSRKIVEGLGELFRMEIVVDEKEVLPLINHQDRYVREMARCYFAKCSAEHPMDFLQEIRKPLLTWEQVELFRLITQRTDIPAPSFARWIDPAMHSSVISFSLKLAAHFHQFDAIPAMISMLKTDNLEQRALAINSLGKLMALEAEPELVKIYGDQPLSCKKEILKALGRIGSGNQLEFLRQQFLESEEFDLKKHAAKSIVNHKALSQLILKQLQEQSVGQPLIILQHCLNPLIKY; encoded by the coding sequence ATGGTTTCATTTTTTAATGGAATAGAGTCGTGGTTGGTGGAGGTAAAAGAAAACTTCATTTACCTGCCCACCTTTATCCAGGGCGCTATCCTTGTTTCTTTAATTGCTATTGCAGGTATCTTCATTGCATACCTCAACATATTGCTGTTACTGGTGGTGAAATACTTCCAGGACCGGAGGAATGGGCCTGTAATAGAACGGATCGATACACTCCTCCTGGAGCATATAGTGCAGCGGGATATTTCAGAAGAAAAACTTCCGCTGGCGCTGGATGAATTTCAACAACTGCCACTGCATCATGCATGGGCACGGCAACTGCTGGTGCAGAAAATCCTGCATTACAGGAGAAACTTCAGCGGATATGTATCTGACCTCGCCAGAAACCTGTACATCGACCTGGGATTGTACCAGGATGCGCGCCGCAAGCTGAGCAGTTCCGGCAGCAGGAAGATCGTGGAAGGACTGGGTGAATTATTCAGAATGGAAATTGTAGTAGACGAAAAAGAAGTACTGCCGCTGATCAATCACCAGGACCGCTACGTGCGTGAAATGGCCCGCTGTTATTTTGCAAAATGCTCCGCAGAACACCCGATGGATTTTTTGCAGGAGATCAGGAAGCCCTTGCTGACATGGGAACAGGTCGAACTGTTCCGCCTCATTACCCAACGGACCGATATTCCCGCTCCTTCTTTTGCACGGTGGATAGATCCTGCTATGCATTCTTCGGTAATCTCGTTCTCGCTCAAACTGGCCGCCCATTTCCATCAGTTTGATGCTATCCCTGCCATGATATCCATGTTAAAAACAGACAACCTGGAACAGCGTGCCCTTGCTATTAACAGCCTGGGAAAACTCATGGCGCTGGAAGCAGAACCAGAACTGGTAAAGATATACGGGGATCAACCTCTGTCATGTAAGAAGGAGATCCTGAAGGCGCTGGGCCGCATCGGCAGCGGGAATCAGCTGGAGTTTCTCAGACAGCAATTCCTGGAGTCAGAAGAATTTGACTTAAAGAAACATGCTGCGAAGTCAATTGTTAATCATAAGGCGCTGTCTCAACTGATACTGAAGCAGCTTCAGGAGCAGAGCGTAGGGCAACCTCTCATCATCCTGCAGCATTGCCTCAACCCCCTAATCAAGTATTAA
- a CDS encoding response regulator transcription factor, producing the protein MKRILVIEDDAFMARAIALILGKHGYSLTIAQNGKEAIKHMEEGDFELIITDLMLPFANGLELLSKYKRSQPKKGTPVMILSAITNEKTVLDGFDLGADDYLKKPFAPSELVSRVNRLLEKKENAHS; encoded by the coding sequence ATGAAACGCATACTGGTTATTGAAGACGACGCATTTATGGCACGAGCCATTGCACTTATTTTAGGCAAACATGGTTACAGCCTCACGATCGCTCAGAATGGAAAAGAAGCCATCAAACACATGGAAGAAGGCGATTTTGAGCTTATTATCACTGATCTTATGCTCCCCTTCGCAAACGGTCTTGAACTGTTGAGCAAGTATAAACGCAGTCAGCCAAAAAAAGGTACACCTGTCATGATCCTTTCTGCTATCACCAACGAGAAGACCGTACTCGACGGATTTGATCTCGGAGCAGATGATTACCTGAAAAAACCATTCGCCCCAAGCGAGCTGGTATCAAGGGTAAACCGCCTTTTAGAAAAAAAAGAGAACGCACATTCATAA
- a CDS encoding sigma 54-interacting transcriptional regulator, which yields MEKTIVYMIDAGEEGSSLFAAIQQKLGDEGVVFVRQPEGAGIAIVVWADKLAVETVMDYLQPLALLDIKIVLLTANKLLSDVVKWQLKQAGVHEVLEWNKGEEVLLHLTARLKRWAQVEALLSLDLVRNNLIGESYTWKRFLRKVVETAFFTSNSVLLIGESGTGKEMTARLIHELDQRKEKGKLVLMDCTTIVPELSGSEFYGHEKGAFTNAVYARDGAFAMADSGTLFLDELGELPLTIQAGLLRVIQEGMYKRVGSNTWRKTNFRLVCATNRNVKEEIVQGNFRKDLYFRVAASVFIMPPLRNRREDIPELVRAFLRQELNVIVAPEMDGAIMNFLVHRDYPGNIRELKQLVSQIVMRYAGQGFITMGDMPEEECPSLQQLQGFTASSHNGLHQSIRLAIASGKDLSRIKNEIAHLAMEIALEDCGGNLKLAARKLNVEVRTLQYIRKKNSSEVVNDS from the coding sequence ATGGAAAAAACCATTGTTTACATGATAGATGCGGGAGAAGAAGGCAGTTCCTTATTTGCCGCCATTCAACAAAAGTTGGGTGATGAAGGTGTTGTTTTTGTGCGGCAGCCGGAAGGAGCCGGGATAGCCATTGTAGTATGGGCAGATAAATTAGCAGTAGAAACGGTGATGGACTATCTGCAGCCGCTTGCTTTGCTGGATATAAAAATTGTTCTGCTAACGGCCAACAAACTACTTTCCGATGTAGTAAAGTGGCAATTGAAACAGGCAGGGGTACACGAAGTGCTGGAATGGAACAAAGGAGAGGAGGTGCTGTTGCACTTAACGGCCCGGTTGAAACGGTGGGCGCAGGTAGAAGCATTGCTTTCACTGGACCTTGTACGCAACAATCTGATTGGAGAAAGTTATACCTGGAAGCGCTTTTTGAGAAAAGTTGTTGAAACGGCCTTTTTTACCAGCAACAGTGTACTCCTGATCGGTGAGTCCGGCACAGGTAAAGAAATGACCGCCCGTCTGATCCATGAACTGGACCAACGGAAAGAGAAGGGAAAACTGGTGTTGATGGATTGTACTACAATTGTTCCTGAATTATCGGGTAGTGAGTTTTATGGCCATGAAAAAGGCGCTTTTACCAATGCCGTGTATGCGCGGGATGGAGCCTTTGCCATGGCCGACAGCGGAACCCTGTTCCTGGACGAACTGGGGGAGTTGCCACTAACCATACAGGCCGGACTGTTACGGGTAATACAGGAAGGCATGTATAAACGTGTGGGCAGCAATACCTGGCGAAAAACAAACTTCAGGCTGGTATGTGCCACCAACCGCAACGTGAAAGAAGAAATTGTGCAGGGCAACTTTCGGAAAGACCTGTATTTCAGGGTGGCCGCATCGGTATTTATTATGCCTCCCCTGCGCAACAGAAGGGAAGACATACCCGAACTGGTAAGGGCGTTTCTACGGCAGGAGTTAAATGTTATTGTTGCTCCTGAAATGGATGGTGCGATTATGAATTTCCTGGTGCATCGTGATTATCCGGGAAACATCCGTGAGTTGAAACAACTGGTGAGTCAAATAGTTATGCGTTACGCTGGCCAGGGTTTTATTACCATGGGTGATATGCCGGAAGAAGAATGCCCATCGCTGCAGCAATTACAGGGCTTTACAGCCTCTTCGCATAACGGCCTGCATCAATCTATCAGGCTGGCAATTGCCAGCGGCAAAGATCTGTCGCGCATAAAAAATGAAATTGCCCACCTGGCTATGGAGATTGCCCTGGAAGATTGTGGTGGTAACCTTAAACTGGCTGCACGTAAACTGAATGTAGAGGTTAGAACATTACAGTATATCCGAAAAAAGAACAGCTCTGAGGTCGTTAACGACTCGTAA
- a CDS encoding amidohydrolase family protein codes for MLIIDAHCHAGKGDGLTGPWDTRASLTPFLQWSAAAGIQRTNLFAAFHSNYASANAAVASIVNKNPQRFYGFAFVHAIQDQGRIYDLVSTAVLQYGFCGIKVHRHDARISREICEVARLFALPVLYDVVGEVSMIELLATEYPDVNFIIPHLASFADDWRAQIAFIPMLERHANIYTDSSGVRRFDLLAMAYQRAGAHKILFGTDGPWLHPAVELQKIFALTTRTKSLQMMLADNFLRLISKVRNKEFEHSRPVRSVFKRGPLLVQEDYKDPWLTSR; via the coding sequence ATGCTCATCATAGATGCACATTGTCATGCAGGTAAAGGCGATGGGCTCACAGGCCCGTGGGATACCCGGGCTTCCCTGACACCATTTCTGCAATGGTCGGCTGCTGCCGGCATACAACGCACCAACCTGTTTGCTGCTTTTCATTCCAACTATGCCTCGGCCAATGCCGCCGTAGCGTCCATTGTTAACAAGAACCCACAACGCTTTTATGGTTTTGCCTTTGTGCATGCCATTCAAGATCAGGGCCGTATATACGACCTGGTAAGCACGGCCGTTCTGCAATACGGCTTTTGTGGTATAAAAGTGCACCGGCACGATGCCCGCATCAGCCGCGAAATTTGTGAAGTGGCCCGCCTGTTTGCACTGCCGGTATTATACGATGTAGTAGGCGAAGTATCTATGATAGAACTGCTGGCCACCGAATACCCTGATGTTAATTTCATTATTCCACACCTGGCGAGCTTTGCAGACGACTGGCGGGCACAAATTGCCTTTATTCCAATGTTGGAGCGGCATGCCAATATTTATACCGACAGTTCCGGCGTTCGCCGGTTCGACCTGCTTGCTATGGCCTATCAGCGTGCAGGCGCCCATAAAATATTATTTGGGACCGATGGCCCCTGGCTACATCCGGCGGTGGAGCTTCAAAAAATTTTTGCGCTGACCACCCGTACTAAAAGTTTACAAATGATGCTGGCTGATAATTTTCTGCGTTTAATCAGCAAGGTGCGTAACAAGGAATTTGAACATTCACGGCCAGTACGGTCTGTGTTTAAAAGAGGGCCGTTGCTGGTACAGGAAGATTATAAAGATCCCTGGCTTACGAGTCGTTAA